The Symbiobacterium terraclitae genomic interval TGGACCGGATTCGCATCCGGATCCACTGGTCAAGTACCTCGAAGCGTCCTTTCATGTGCCCGAGTCGGAAGTAGTTGCCCCATCCCCGGATCAGCGGGTTGAGGTTGGCAATTACCTCCTTCAGGGTAAGGTGCGTCTGCCGGGGCGTGAGTTCCCTCACTCG includes:
- a CDS encoding group II intron maturase-specific domain-containing protein — translated: RVRELTPRQTHLTLKEVIANLNPLIRGWGNYFRLGHMKGRFEVLDQWIRMRIRSIWLKRKAHRSYKASSVLSNERLEALGLVSLLTL